In Williamsoniiplasma luminosum, the genomic stretch TTTGGGGTTAGGAATTGAAGCAAAATATTTTGCTTCAATTGTTTCAGATTTGATTAATCGTGAAATGCCTAGTCAAATGCTTTACGATGTTTTCAAAAATAAATTAGGAATTGTTGAGACCAAGGATTTAGACGTTTTATCAGTCAAAAAACAATCTTGATCAGACAAACCAATCAATGCCTCAAACATTCAAAATTTGATCAATATTTTTAACATTTTAGTCAAAACTGAATCAATCAAGTTTGATTCAGAAGAATTTTCATCAATTGAAAAAATCAAAGCTGAACAAAAAGATCCATTTATGGAATTCAATATTAAAACAATGCCGATGCAAAGAATTGTTAATGCAATCAATGTTGGCCTACCAGACTTTTACAAAAAATTAAAAGATTTAACTCAAGATATGCCAAATGAAACAAGAATAACCAAAGTGAATTCTTTTTCAATTTTACAAACTAATTTAATTCTTTTTTTTGAAGAAGCAACTAAACGAATGGAACAATTGATTCAGGAACAAAATAAAATAATTGATGAATTAGAAAAGAAGGATAAAAATGATAAAAAATAGAATACAGTTATGAATAGATTTTAATTCTCCCCTTGCCTATTTGATGTTTAAAAACCTCAACAAAGCACTTTTAAGTTTAAAGAATAAAAAATTTGAGGTTGAATATAAAACCTTTCAAGTTGACCCAGATTTTGATAATACCAAAGATTATGAAATTTCACGTTTTCAAAATAATGTGGAAAATGCTAAAAAAGTTTTAGAAAAACCAAAGATTAAAACAATGCTTAAAACCCATGCGATTCATATAAATTTTGATGATATTAAACCAGCCAACACATTAGAAGCGCATCGATTAATGCACGCTTATAAAGATAATGAATTTCAAACAGACATTATTAATGTCATTTTTCTCGCCAACTTTATTCATGGTTTAGATATTTCCGAAGTTCAAACACTTATTAAAATCACAGCTCAAATTGATGATATCAATCCTAGAACCATTAGAAATATGTATGGGACTAATAAATTTCTGAGTGATATTACAGCGGATGAATCATTGGCAATTGAACACGATATTGAACAAGTTCCTTATATAATTTTTCCAAACGAAACAGCGGTTCAAGGGATTCTATCAGTTCAAGAAATCATCAAAGAATTAGAGAATTTATAATGAAAAGAAAAGAAGCTACCCAAGAATATAAATGAGATTTTAGTCACTTATACAAGAACCACGATGAATGAAAAAAAGACTTAAATTTGCTTGTGGATAAAACCCAAAAATATCAAGATTTTAAAAACAAATTAAATCAAAAAGAAGTTTTCTTTGAATACTTAAGATTAGAAGAAGAGCTTGATTTTTTGGTAAATAAAATGAGTATTTATCTGCATTATGCAGATACTGATGCAACTGACCAAAGCTTTCAAGAACTTGAAGGATTGATCGCTCATGAATATCAAAAAATTTCTGTTGCAACATCTTTTATTGCCCCAGAATTTAAAGAAATTGGTGAAACAACAATTATGAACTTTTTAAATTCTGATCCAAAATATTATCCACATATTTATGGCTTTAAGAAATTTTTTGAAGAAGCTAAACACTTATTGAATGCTCATGATGAAGAGTTATTATCAAAAGTCGGTCGAAGTATGGGGGCAGTGCACCCGATTTATGATAGTTTAAGCACTGCTGATAAACATGATGAAAAAATTGTTTACAAAGGCAAAAAACAAATTCTAACACAAAGTTTGCTGACTGAAATTTATGAAGATACTGACCCAATTCAAGACCAACAATTAAGAATTAAAGCTTCGAAATTATATAGTAAAAATTATGTTGATCGCAAGCATTCATTCACAGCAATTTATGAAGGAATTTTACAAGGCAGTGTTGAAGACGTGCAATTAAGAGGGTATGAGTCGACTTTGCAAGCGAGTTTAAGTGGAGATTCTGTCCCAGTTGATATTTACTTAAAATTACTAGAAATTGGAAAAAAATATAATCAACCTTTTAAAAATTATTTCCAGTTAGTTAAAAATTATTTCCAATTGGAAAAATTTTATGTGACTGATCGTTCATTGAAACTGGTTGAAGATTACAAAAGCAACTTTAGTGTTGAACAAGCAAAAGTGATCATTAAAGAAGCGTTATCAATCATGGGAAAAGATTATCTTCAAGCCTTAGAAGTTGCTTGATCAAATAATAAAATTGATTATTATGAAGATACTAATAAGCGCCATGGTGCTTATTCATCTGGGGGTTCTGGATTAGATCCAATAATTTTGATGAATTGAGATGATAAGTTAGGTTCAGTGAATACATTAGCACATGAAATTGGGCACTCTGTGCACACGATTTTTGCAGACCAAAATCAACCTTACCCGTTAAATGATTATCCAATTATTTTAGCTGAAGTGGCATCAACGATTAATGAACATTTATTGTTTGATTACATGTTTAAAAACGCCAAAAATAGACAAGAAAAAATTTATTTATTACAACACCGAATTCAAGATCTTTTAGGAACATTCACAACGCAAATTCAATATTCCGCTTTTGAATATCAAGCTCATAAACTGGTGGAAAATGGCCAACCATTAACAGCTGATATTTTAGGAAAACTATTTGTTAAAACCCAACAAGAATATGGTCATGATGTGTTTGATCAAAAACCCAATTCCAAAGGAATTGGTTATGGATGACCTTATATTTCGCATTTTTTCCATTCTCCGTATTATGTTTATAAATATGCGATTGATGTTGTTGCCAGTTACAAATTATATACAGATATTAAATCTGGAAACATCGAAACAACCTTGAACTTTTTAAAGGCTGGAGGGCATAAAGAACCAATGAAAATTATGTATGATTCAGGCATTGATTTCACCAAAGAAGAAACATACTTACCTTTAATCCGAGCTTTAGAAGAACACATTGAAGAGTTAACAATCTTGCTCAAAAAATAGCTTATTTAAAATGCAAACCACTTGGTTTGCATTTTTCAATTAGTATTCTTCACCTTTTAATAAACGTTGAATGTAGTCCCCGACTCCACCATCATCATTGGTTTTGTGAGTAATTCCGTTGGCGATAAATTTTAAAGTTGAAGCCCCGTTTTGCATCGCGATTCCAACCCCGACTTTTCTTAACATTTCAAAGTCATTCAATTGATCTCCAAAAGCAATTACATCACGAATGTCTTTATTATAATATTGAGCCAAAATTTCAGCGGCAAATCCTTTATCAACATTTTTATTAGTTAAGGTAATAATTGGTTCTTTATCAACTGATTTAATTCCATATAAAACATCACTTTGAATTTTAACTGCATCTTGGAATTTAGCTAAACTTCGAATCACGCGATGGAGGTATTTTTCTCCTTTTAATTTTAAAACAATATTTGTTGAAGATCCCTTTCAAAATTCTCAAGGGTTTCCCACAATTAAACTATCAATGCCGATTTCTTCAATTTCGTTGAGATGGAAAAAGTTTTCTAGATTTTCATCTTTTTTTCAAATTAAAACTCTATCATAACTTTCAAGCATGATGTTTTCAATTGATTTATTAATTGTTTCGTCATTTAAAATTTCCATAATAATTTCATAATTAATCGGAAAAACAAGACGTTTAAATTCTCTTTTAATTGGATCAGAAATATGAGCTCCATCAAAATTAGTTAATAATGTATTGAGTTTTAATTCATTATAATATTGGATGGCTGCACGAACAGGTCTTCCTGTGACAATACAAACAATATGCCCTTCTTCTTGAGCTTTAATTAAAGCTTGTTTGGTTTTGGGATGTAATGTTTTTCCATCGTTTTTTAAGGCAGTCCCATCCAAGTCAACCAAAATTAATCTCTTTTTTGTTGAATCAATCTTCATAAATTCTCCTCACTAAAAATTTATCTTCATAAATTTAGGTATCAAAATATTATTGTTAAATAATAGTAGCAATATAAAAATTATACTAAAACTTTCACATTTTTTAAAAAATGTGAAAAAACTGCCTAGTTTATAAAATTATTAACATTTATGTTCAATGATTTGAAAGACAAATAAGGTAAAATATTACTTAATATACACAATAATTTTAAAGGAGAAAAATGAAAAAATTATCATCAAATGAAATTAGAAAAATGTGAGTTGACTTCTTTCAAGCCAAAGAACATCATTTTTTAGCCCCGGTTTCCTTAATTCCGGTTGAAGACCCATCATTGCTATGAATTAATTCCGGAGTAGCAACTTTGAAACCATATTTTGATGGACGTAAAACTCCTCCATCACCACGTCTAACTAATTCTCAAAAAGCCATCCGAACAAATGACATTGAAAATGTCGGGGTGACTGCTCGTCACCAAACTTTGTTTGAAATGCTTGGTAATTTTTCAATTGGTGATTATTTTAAAAAAGAAGCAATTGAATTTGGTTGAGAATTATTAACTAGTAAAGATTGATTTGATTTAGATCCAGAAAAACTATACATCACTGTTTTTAATGAAGATGAAGAAGCTTACAAGATTTGAACTGAAATCATCGGGAT encodes the following:
- a CDS encoding HAD-IIB family hydrolase, translated to MKIDSTKKRLILVDLDGTALKNDGKTLHPKTKQALIKAQEEGHIVCIVTGRPVRAAIQYYNELKLNTLLTNFDGAHISDPIKREFKRLVFPINYEIIMEILNDETINKSIENIMLESYDRVLIWKKDENLENFFHLNEIEEIGIDSLIVGNPWEFWKGSSTNIVLKLKGEKYLHRVIRSLAKFQDAVKIQSDVLYGIKSVDKEPIITLTNKNVDKGFAAEILAQYYNKDIRDVIAFGDQLNDFEMLRKVGVGIAMQNGASTLKFIANGITHKTNDDGGVGDYIQRLLKGEEY
- a CDS encoding DsbA family oxidoreductase encodes the protein MIKNRIQLWIDFNSPLAYLMFKNLNKALLSLKNKKFEVEYKTFQVDPDFDNTKDYEISRFQNNVENAKKVLEKPKIKTMLKTHAIHINFDDIKPANTLEAHRLMHAYKDNEFQTDIINVIFLANFIHGLDISEVQTLIKITAQIDDINPRTIRNMYGTNKFLSDITADESLAIEHDIEQVPYIIFPNETAVQGILSVQEIIKELENL
- the pepF gene encoding oligoendopeptidase F, encoding MKRKEATQEYKWDFSHLYKNHDEWKKDLNLLVDKTQKYQDFKNKLNQKEVFFEYLRLEEELDFLVNKMSIYLHYADTDATDQSFQELEGLIAHEYQKISVATSFIAPEFKEIGETTIMNFLNSDPKYYPHIYGFKKFFEEAKHLLNAHDEELLSKVGRSMGAVHPIYDSLSTADKHDEKIVYKGKKQILTQSLLTEIYEDTDPIQDQQLRIKASKLYSKNYVDRKHSFTAIYEGILQGSVEDVQLRGYESTLQASLSGDSVPVDIYLKLLEIGKKYNQPFKNYFQLVKNYFQLEKFYVTDRSLKLVEDYKSNFSVEQAKVIIKEALSIMGKDYLQALEVAWSNNKIDYYEDTNKRHGAYSSGGSGLDPIILMNWDDKLGSVNTLAHEIGHSVHTIFADQNQPYPLNDYPIILAEVASTINEHLLFDYMFKNAKNRQEKIYLLQHRIQDLLGTFTTQIQYSAFEYQAHKLVENGQPLTADILGKLFVKTQQEYGHDVFDQKPNSKGIGYGWPYISHFFHSPYYVYKYAIDVVASYKLYTDIKSGNIETTLNFLKAGGHKEPMKIMYDSGIDFTKEETYLPLIRALEEHIEELTILLKK